A DNA window from Daucus carota subsp. sativus chromosome 3, DH1 v3.0, whole genome shotgun sequence contains the following coding sequences:
- the LOC108210982 gene encoding BTB/POZ domain-containing protein At1g21780, whose product MAEAKVETISRLVQWKIETFGPCTFKKSDPFKMGPWTWNLSVEKNRHMYIRLFPEPTRIAKEQPPIARFILRVTTNNGLNRRPYISPIHERLLRTSEDFVWPVDSSFYGRFMIDVEFLDLKVCPTNGGEATSIWPCGGQTLSLATQSTLRCLSRMLNESIYADVTIKTNDGTLWAHKAILSASSPVFHSMFLENPEEESSTVNIEDMAVDSCTALLSYLYGTINQEDFWKHRLSLLGAANKYDIIDLKDLCEESLMEDINCGNVLERLQEACLYKLDKLKKGCMTYLFDFGKIYDVRDELGVFFKHAERELMVDMFQEVLAAWKLA is encoded by the exons ATGGCAGAAGCTAAGGTGGAAACTATCTCAAGGCTAGTTCAATGGAAGATCGAAACTTTTGGACCTTGcactttcaaaaaatccgaTCCCTTCAAAATGGGCCCTTGGACTTG GAATTTATCAGTTGAGAAGAATAGGCACATGTATATTCGTTTGTTTCCTGAGCCTACAAGAATTGCCAAAGAGCAGCCTCCAATTGCACGGTTCATTCTCCGGGTTACGACGAATAACGGCCTTAATCGGAGGCCCTATATTTCCCCAA TTCATGAGAGACTGCTTCGAACTAGCGAAGACTTTGTATGGCCAGTTGATTCTTCTTTTTATGGCCGTTTCATGATTGATGTTGAGTTTTTGGATCTGAAGGTCTGCCCAACAAAT GGCGGAGAAGCCACCTCCATATGGCCCTGTGGTGGCCAAACGCTATCTCTAGCAACCCAAAGCACTCTTCGATGCCTTTCTCGCATGCTTAATGAGTCTATCTATGCTGATGTTACTATCAAAACAAATGATGGCACCCTGTGGGCTCACAAGGCAATTCTCTCTGCAAGTTCTCCAGTGTTCCATAGCATGTTTTTGGAAAATCCCGAGGAAGAGTCCTCCACAGTCAATATAGAGGACATGGCAGTCGATTCCTGCACTGCTCTTCTCAGCTACTTGTATGGAACTATCAATCAAGAGGATTTTTGGAAGCACCGATTATCTTTGCTTGGTGCGGCCAACAAGTATGATATTATAGATTTAAAAGATCTATGTGAAGAAAGCCTCATGGAAGACATTAATTGCGGGAATGTGCTCGAGAGGCTACAAGAGGCTTGTCTTTACAAACTTGACAAGCTAAAGAAAGGGTGTATGACGTACTTGTTTGATTTTGGAAAGATTTATGATGTTAGAGATGAACTTGGTGTCTTCTTCAAGCATGCAGAACGAGAGCTAATGGTGGATATGTTTCAAGAGGTGCTTGCGGCCTGGAAACTAGCTTAA